The sequence below is a genomic window from Vibrio mangrovi.
TAAAAATGCTTGTTGCAAATTCTGGTTTAAATAACCAGAAAGTAACTGAAGCACCATTTTATCATCCAAAGACATTATTCAGAGATGTCTTCTTTGTTAATGCACTCAACCCTAAAGGTATTATATTTTATTCGGCATTTATGCCGCAATTTATCACACCGGGATATGATGTTGGTTTTCAGTTTATGCTGCTGGCTATGACGTTCTTATGTCTGGCTTTGATTAACGTAACGTTTTACTCATTGTTAGCCGCAAAAGCGAACGAACTATTCCGTTCGGTCAGATTTACTAAAGGATTCAATGTCACAGGCGGTCTCAGTTTAATATTTGCGGGTTTGTATACCGCAACGATTGAGAAAAGATAGTCTGTTTACGACCGGTAATTTCCCGTGAAATAGAGATGGGTTGCGTATCTAAGATAGGAGAGATGATGAGTATCAAATACAGAAAAGCAGCAGGAAAAGATGCGCAGGCGATTAGTGAGCTGATTGTTCCTTTAACCCGGAAGTACGTTTGTCCGACATTCGATGAATCAATGCATGATACTTTGTTGCAATCGATGTCGGTCGAGAATATAGAGCGTTATTTGTCTGAGGGATATCTGTATGTGGTTGCAACCGATGATATGGGGGAAATTGTCGGTGTTGCGGCGATACGTGATGCTTCGCATTTATACCATTTGTTCGTCAGCGAACGTTATCAGGGACAAGGTCTGTCACGCAAGCTCTGGGAAAAAGTCAGAGCTGAAG
It includes:
- a CDS encoding LysE family translocator, yielding MSVEIWCAFVLTASVILVIPGPTIIYVVGQSLTHGRKVSIPLSLGVILGDAICIILSFIGISTLLSLFSAALAVIKYIGAAYLIYLGLKMLVANSGLNNQKVTEAPFYHPKTLFRDVFFVNALNPKGIIFYSAFMPQFITPGYDVGFQFMLLAMTFLCLALINVTFYSLLAAKANELFRSVRFTKGFNVTGGLSLIFAGLYTATIEKR
- a CDS encoding GNAT family N-acetyltransferase; this encodes MMSIKYRKAAGKDAQAISELIVPLTRKYVCPTFDESMHDTLLQSMSVENIERYLSEGYLYVVATDDMGEIVGVAAIRDASHLYHLFVSERYQGQGLSRKLWEKVRAEVPENRRPTRFTVNSALNAEHVYRSFGFVRTEEGVRNRNGIIDVPMVLNVDC